A genomic window from Motacilla alba alba isolate MOTALB_02 chromosome 2, Motacilla_alba_V1.0_pri, whole genome shotgun sequence includes:
- the TRIP13 gene encoding pachytene checkpoint protein 2 homolog isoform X2, whose product MEDAAGDLKQALPNVCDGVQIHVEVHQKSSSVAKKEDIRMSVLKLLNRHNIVFGDYKWTEFDDPFLSNNVQSVAIVDTELKLKDRQPIDLSTSSLSFHIFHLNEEGPTSENLEEENDDITAAHHWVLPAAEFHGLWESLIYDTEVKSNLLDYVTTTLLFSDKNVDSNLISWNRVVLLHGPPGTGKTSLCKALAQKLTIRLSNRYRYGQLIEINSHSLFSKWFSESGKLVTKMFQKIQELVDDRDALVFVLIDEVESLTAARSAFKAGTEPSDAIRVVNAVLTQIDQIKRYPNVVILTTSNITEKIDMAFVDRADIKQYIGPPSTAAIFRIYLSCLEELMKCQIIYPRQQLLTLRELEMIGFIENNVSRLSLILKEISSTCLCFTIEKVKVLVAGS is encoded by the exons ATGGAAGACGCTGCTGGAGATTTGAAGCAAGCGCTCCCAAACGTGTGTGACGGCGTTCAGATCCATGTGGAAGTTCACCAGAAGTCGAGCAG TGTGGCCAAGAAAGAAGATATTAGGATGAGTGTCTTAAAGCTGTTGAACAGACACAACATCGTGTTTGGTGATTACAAGTGGACAGAGTTTGATGACCCTTTCCTTAGCAACAACGTGCAGTCTGTGGCGATTGTGGACACGGAGCTGAAACTGAAGGACAGACAG CCTATTGACCTGAGCACAAGCAgtctttcttttcatatttttcatctgaatgAAGAAGGACCAACCTCTGAAAACCTGGAAGAAGAGAATGATGATATCACTGCAGCTCACCACTGGGTGTTACCAGCAG ctgaattcCATGGCCTTTGGGAAAGTCTTATCTATGACACTGAAGTAAAATCAAAT TTACTCGATTATGTGACGACAACGTTattattttctgacaaaaatgTTGACAGCAACCTGATATCATGGAACAGAGTTGTTTTGCTGCATG GCCCTCCTGGAACTGGGAAAACTTCTCTCTGTAAAGCATTGGCTCAGAAGCTGACAATTCGACTGTCaaacag GTATAGGTATGGACAGTTAATTGAGATAAACAGCCATAGCCTTTTCTCTAAATGGTTTTCTGAG AGTGGCAAGCTTGTAACCAAGATGTTCCAGAAGATTCAAGAGTTAGTTGATGACAGAGATGCTCTTGTTTTTGTACTGATTGATGAG GTGGAAAGCCTCACAGCAGCCCGCAGTGCCTTCAAGGCAGGCACAGAGCCCTCAGATGCTATTCGTGTGGTCAATGCTGTACTGACACAAATAGACCAGATTAAAAG GTATCCCAATGTAGTTATCCTGACTACTTCAAATATTACAGAGAAAATTGACATGGCCTTTGTAGACAGGGCTGACATAAAACAATACATTGGACCTCCATCTACTGCAGCAATATTTAGAATATATCTTTCTTGCCTGGAAGAACTGATGAAG TGTCAAATAATATATCCTCGACAGCAGCTTCTGACACTCAGAGAGCTTGAGATGATCGGCTTCATAGAAAATAATGTGTCAAGGTTAAGCCTTATACTGAAAGAAATCTCAAG